One Nitrosomonas sp. PY1 DNA window includes the following coding sequences:
- a CDS encoding ATP-binding protein yields the protein MKFVIIIGAGLGAVMLFLLATAGANTEFFEHRYRLLLEINIALVVVFMAIVVFLLGRFRRRLQSGVFGSRLALRLMSIFSLMAILPGVLVYAVSVQFLEKSIESWFDVKVDRALEGGINLGHTMLENLLTELQKKAQATALLLSESDSSPLLILNELLLQSQIEEATLFNQDGKVIAFSSENNRALFSEMPNAAIMRHIRIQKTYRVVESIENKGLYLRVVTPVNVLSLTEDIRILQILQQVPVQLANDAEQVQAGLQDYQELSLSRQGLTRLYSVTLTLALLLSLFSALASASLLSEKLSAPLGLLAEGTRAISQGDYSRRHRVESTDELGVLTESFNLMTQQLEEAQAAAQHHQQQVESARAHLESILVNLSSGVLVFDEQLTLLKANRSAEQILQVPMISLDGTIIEGCVEREPLLATVIAEIQQGFNSFTGTGAWQKQITHIADGRNLVLLIRGTRLPNLSSGGVVVFDDITQLLQVQRAVAWGEVARRLAHEIKNPLTPIQLSAERVQHKLIDKLNDADARILRRSTETIVNQVEALKKMVNEFNQYARVPELALRQLELNGLVREVLSLYDSGHKAVIKLVLASDLPIIHGDPAQLRQVLHNLLQNAQDALVSTPDPMIEVVTEKTHEGVQLAIIDNGCGFPDEIRARVFEPYVTTKAKGTGLGLPIVKKIVEEHGGIIRVENSKVQGARISIVFPFASVA from the coding sequence ATGAAGTTTGTTATTATTATTGGTGCAGGATTAGGGGCAGTGATGTTATTTTTGCTGGCCACAGCCGGTGCGAATACTGAGTTTTTTGAACATAGATACCGATTGCTATTGGAAATAAATATCGCTCTGGTGGTTGTATTTATGGCCATCGTTGTGTTCTTGCTGGGGCGATTTCGACGTCGATTGCAATCAGGGGTTTTTGGTTCACGATTGGCGTTACGGTTGATGTCGATTTTTTCATTGATGGCGATATTGCCGGGCGTGCTGGTATATGCGGTGTCAGTACAGTTTCTTGAAAAAAGTATTGAGTCTTGGTTCGATGTAAAAGTAGATAGAGCATTAGAAGGTGGTATAAATTTGGGGCATACCATGCTTGAAAATCTGCTGACAGAGCTGCAAAAGAAGGCACAAGCGACGGCATTGCTGTTATCGGAGTCGGATAGCTCTCCATTATTGATTTTGAACGAATTATTACTGCAATCGCAAATTGAAGAGGCAACTTTATTTAATCAAGACGGTAAGGTGATTGCGTTTTCTAGCGAGAATAATCGGGCGCTTTTCTCTGAAATGCCTAATGCGGCAATCATGCGGCATATTCGTATACAAAAGACTTATAGGGTGGTGGAATCCATTGAAAACAAAGGACTGTATTTGCGCGTAGTGACTCCAGTTAATGTATTGAGTCTTACAGAAGACATTCGTATATTGCAAATTTTACAGCAGGTTCCGGTGCAATTGGCAAACGATGCAGAACAAGTTCAGGCAGGACTCCAGGATTATCAAGAGCTTTCTTTATCGAGACAAGGATTAACGCGGCTGTATAGCGTAACATTAACATTGGCGTTATTGTTGTCGTTATTTTCTGCGCTGGCAAGTGCGTCGTTGTTGAGTGAGAAACTAAGTGCGCCATTGGGGTTGTTAGCTGAAGGTACGCGAGCTATATCTCAAGGGGATTATAGTCGTCGCCACCGAGTGGAAAGTACGGATGAGCTTGGTGTATTAACAGAATCTTTTAATTTGATGACGCAACAGCTTGAAGAAGCACAAGCAGCGGCACAGCATCATCAGCAGCAAGTTGAAAGTGCGCGTGCTCATCTAGAGAGTATTTTGGTTAACTTATCATCGGGCGTGTTGGTGTTTGATGAACAATTGACTTTGCTAAAAGCGAATCGCAGCGCAGAACAAATTTTACAAGTTCCGATGATTAGCTTGGATGGGACAATTATTGAGGGTTGTGTGGAGAGAGAGCCATTGCTGGCCACAGTTATTGCTGAGATCCAGCAAGGATTTAACTCATTTACTGGTACGGGTGCCTGGCAAAAACAGATTACACATATTGCGGATGGCCGGAATCTAGTGCTTTTAATACGTGGTACGCGTTTGCCAAACCTGTCGAGTGGAGGCGTGGTGGTTTTTGATGATATAACGCAATTACTACAAGTCCAGCGTGCGGTTGCTTGGGGCGAGGTTGCGAGAAGGCTTGCGCATGAAATAAAGAATCCGCTAACACCGATTCAGCTATCGGCTGAACGGGTACAACATAAGTTAATTGACAAGCTGAATGATGCGGATGCGAGAATCCTGAGACGCTCTACTGAAACGATTGTTAATCAGGTTGAAGCATTGAAAAAAATGGTCAATGAGTTTAATCAATATGCACGTGTGCCCGAGTTGGCGCTTCGCCAGCTAGAATTGAATGGGCTGGTGCGCGAAGTATTGTCGCTTTATGATAGCGGACATAAAGCTGTCATAAAGCTTGTTCTTGCTTCGGATTTGCCAATTATTCATGGAGATCCTGCACAATTACGGCAAGTGTTACATAATTTGCTGCAGAATGCACAAGATGCTTTGGTCAGCACACCGGATCCTATGATTGAAGTAGTGACCGAAAAGACTCATGAAGGCGTGCAACTTGCCATAATTGATAACGGATGTGGCTTTCCAGATGAAATTAGAGCACGTGTTTTTGAGCCTTATGTAACGACCAAAGCGAAAGGTACCGGTTTAGGTCTGCCTATTGTAAAGAAGATTGTAGAAGAGCACGGGGGAATTATTCGTGTTGAAAATAGTAAAGTGCAAGGAGCAAGAATTTCTATTGTTTTTCCATTCGCAAGTGTCGCGTAA
- the dprA gene encoding DNA-processing protein DprA: protein MASVSSEIELWLNLNLIDGLGDESIRRLLVALSSPEAIFSASQGILESIVKPSIAKLIQQGPDRSKVISTLKWLKDPNNAIITLADTDYPASLLNIPDPPPLLYLKGHRKLLQYPALAVVGSRNATPQGLLNAENFSQAASNAGLCIISGLALGIDTAAHQGGLRGTASSIAVVGTGLDIVYPAKNHALAHQLAKEGALISEFPLGMPAIGRNFPRRNRIISGISQGCLVVEAALRSGSLITARQALEQGREVMAVPGSIHSPLSKGCHALIKQGAKLVENTQDILDELDYAPLKKNHRDSSKKQPIIPIDSSQNSLLLTYLGYDIVNIDTLCSRSGLTAEVVSAMLLTLELEGQVSSLPGGRYQRILIN from the coding sequence ATGGCATCCGTATCATCCGAGATAGAATTATGGTTAAACCTCAATCTAATTGATGGCTTAGGTGACGAATCGATTCGTCGATTATTAGTCGCCTTAAGCAGCCCTGAGGCCATATTTTCAGCATCACAAGGCATACTCGAGAGCATCGTAAAACCTTCCATCGCCAAGCTTATTCAACAAGGCCCAGATCGTAGCAAAGTTATTAGCACGCTTAAATGGTTGAAAGACCCTAACAATGCCATTATCACCTTAGCAGACACGGACTATCCTGCATCTCTATTAAATATTCCTGATCCACCACCACTATTGTATTTGAAAGGACATCGAAAGCTCCTGCAGTATCCAGCTTTAGCAGTAGTGGGTAGTCGCAATGCCACTCCACAAGGTTTATTAAATGCCGAAAATTTTTCACAAGCCGCCAGTAATGCCGGTCTTTGCATTATCAGCGGCTTGGCACTAGGAATCGATACTGCCGCGCATCAAGGTGGATTACGCGGTACTGCCAGTAGTATTGCAGTAGTTGGCACTGGCCTCGACATTGTTTATCCAGCAAAAAACCATGCCCTCGCGCACCAACTTGCAAAAGAAGGCGCTCTGATCTCCGAATTCCCATTGGGTATGCCCGCAATCGGTAGGAATTTTCCGCGCCGCAACAGAATTATCAGCGGTATCAGTCAGGGCTGTCTAGTCGTTGAAGCCGCATTGCGGAGCGGCTCATTGATCACAGCACGCCAAGCCTTAGAGCAAGGACGTGAAGTGATGGCCGTTCCAGGATCTATTCATTCGCCATTATCCAAAGGCTGCCATGCTTTGATTAAACAGGGCGCAAAATTAGTCGAAAATACACAAGATATCTTAGATGAATTGGATTATGCTCCGTTGAAAAAAAACCATCGGGATTCCTCAAAAAAACAACCAATAATTCCCATAGACTCTTCTCAGAACAGCTTACTACTCACCTATCTGGGCTACGATATAGTCAATATTGACACACTCTGCTCACGCAGTGGCTTGACGGCAGAAGTTGTATCAGCCATGCTATTGACACTTGAGCTTGAAGGTCAAGTCAGCAGTTTACCCGGAGGACGCTATCAAAGAATACTAATTAATTAG
- a CDS encoding sigma-54 dependent transcriptional regulator, protein MITNNTILVVDDEIGIRELLSEILRDEGYRVALAENAEQARVWRNKTRPDLVLLDIWMPDTDGITLLKDWASNGMLTMPVIMMSGHGTIDTAVEATRIGAFGYLEKPIPLQKLLNTVSKALRGGQNKPHAVFSLASLGKGPLIADLRKRMEQVVSLKAPLLLMGEPGVGVEICARFMHRPNTPWIEPETLTSLADSPLDLLESARDGVLFLKEIGELNKLAQKGLLLLLSKLEKYNVRLICATSQSLAELTAQGTYHPKLFEILSSLTITVPALRGHREDIPDLANQILLRFVESGEVSSVLQFSTAALNCLRNYDWPGNLTQLTGVVHSLALTCTGEEITADAVQQAMVFPESSSISVLPEIPLDLSLREARDLFEKSYFERLIGQENGNMTRVADRAGLERTHLYRKIKMLGIKLRGN, encoded by the coding sequence ATGATAACAAACAATACAATACTGGTAGTTGATGATGAAATCGGAATTCGCGAATTATTGTCGGAAATTTTGCGCGATGAAGGTTACCGTGTTGCGTTAGCGGAAAACGCTGAGCAAGCTAGGGTTTGGCGTAATAAAACACGCCCCGATTTGGTACTGTTGGATATCTGGATGCCTGATACCGATGGAATTACTTTGCTTAAAGATTGGGCGAGCAATGGTATGTTAACGATGCCGGTCATTATGATGTCAGGGCATGGAACCATTGATACGGCGGTTGAGGCAACGCGCATTGGAGCATTTGGTTATTTGGAAAAGCCGATTCCTTTACAAAAGCTTCTGAATACCGTTAGCAAAGCATTACGAGGGGGGCAAAATAAACCTCATGCAGTATTTTCTTTGGCAAGCTTAGGAAAAGGTCCCTTGATTGCCGATCTTAGAAAAAGAATGGAACAAGTTGTTAGCTTAAAAGCTCCGTTGTTATTGATGGGGGAACCAGGAGTCGGAGTGGAAATATGCGCGCGTTTTATGCACCGTCCTAACACGCCTTGGATAGAACCAGAGACTCTTACTTCGTTAGCCGACTCTCCGTTAGATTTGCTGGAATCCGCTCGTGACGGTGTTTTATTTCTTAAGGAGATAGGAGAGCTTAACAAGCTTGCACAAAAAGGCTTATTACTATTACTCAGTAAGTTAGAAAAGTATAATGTTCGATTGATTTGCGCTACTTCTCAATCGTTGGCGGAATTGACAGCGCAAGGAACCTATCATCCCAAATTGTTTGAAATTTTAAGTAGTTTGACTATTACAGTTCCGGCTTTAAGGGGGCACCGAGAAGATATTCCTGATCTTGCTAATCAAATTTTGCTGCGCTTTGTAGAGTCAGGGGAAGTTTCTTCAGTGCTTCAATTCAGCACGGCGGCTCTAAATTGTTTGCGTAATTATGATTGGCCAGGGAATCTTACGCAGTTAACCGGCGTTGTGCACTCGTTGGCATTAACATGCACGGGAGAGGAGATTACTGCGGATGCGGTGCAGCAAGCAATGGTTTTTCCAGAATCTTCTTCGATTTCTGTGTTACCTGAAATTCCCCTTGATCTCTCGTTACGGGAGGCGCGTGATTTATTTGAGAAAAGCTACTTTGAAAGATTAATCGGTCAGGAAAATGGCAACATGACGCGAGTTGCTGATCGTGCTGGTTTGGAGCGTACCCATCTTTATCGCAAAATCAAAATGCTGGGAATTAAATTACGTGGAAATTAA
- the fmt gene encoding methionyl-tRNA formyltransferase, whose product MKIIFAGTPTFAAIALDKLLLQNHQIVMVLTQPDRPAGRGMKLTISPVKQLAQQHGLPLLQPESLKTPEIQAQLQALNADMMVVAAYGLILPQAVLTAPQLGCLNIHASLLPRWRGAAPIQRAILAGDAETGITIMQMDAGLDTGDILLQRSLSIAMNDTAQTLHDKLAQLGAQCIVETIMLLQQRELSSVEQDGALANYATKIVKSDAAINWQQSARQIDRIVRAFNPVPGAYTSLHGGILKIWQAEIASESQGKPGEVIAINAEGFVVACGKGSLQIIRVQKPGGTKLSATDYLFGNPLRLGDIFV is encoded by the coding sequence ATGAAAATCATTTTTGCGGGAACCCCTACTTTTGCTGCCATTGCGTTAGATAAATTGCTGCTACAAAATCACCAAATTGTCATGGTACTGACGCAGCCGGATCGGCCTGCTGGTAGAGGTATGAAACTAACTATCAGTCCGGTCAAACAACTTGCGCAACAGCATGGCCTTCCTTTGTTACAGCCGGAATCATTAAAGACGCCAGAGATTCAAGCTCAATTGCAGGCGTTGAATGCGGATATGATGGTAGTGGCAGCATATGGTTTAATTTTGCCTCAAGCTGTTTTGACTGCTCCACAATTGGGTTGCCTGAATATCCACGCATCATTGTTGCCTCGCTGGCGTGGTGCTGCTCCGATTCAACGTGCAATTCTGGCAGGTGATGCAGAAACGGGAATTACCATTATGCAAATGGATGCAGGGCTTGATACTGGTGATATTTTGTTACAACGCAGTTTGTCTATTGCCATGAATGACACTGCGCAAACACTGCATGACAAGTTGGCTCAGCTCGGAGCGCAATGTATTGTTGAAACAATCATGTTGTTGCAACAAAGAGAATTATCTTCAGTCGAACAGGATGGGGCATTGGCCAACTATGCTACAAAAATTGTTAAATCCGATGCAGCCATTAATTGGCAACAGTCGGCGAGGCAGATTGATCGAATTGTGCGTGCTTTCAATCCTGTGCCAGGAGCTTATACCTCGTTGCATGGGGGTATTTTAAAAATCTGGCAAGCTGAGATTGCTTCTGAGAGTCAGGGAAAGCCAGGAGAAGTAATTGCAATCAATGCTGAAGGTTTTGTAGTGGCTTGTGGTAAAGGAAGCTTGCAAATTATTAGAGTACAAAAGCCGGGAGGTACAAAATTGAGTGCGACAGATTATTTATTCGGCAATCCGTTACGGTTGGGAGATATTTTTGTTTGA
- the tkt gene encoding transketolase has product MGTFKDFDAPVFRDLTSAIRALAMDAVQKANSGHPGMPMGMAEIAEVLWMHHLRHNPGNPKWVDRDRFVLSNGHGSMLIYALLHLTGYDLPMDEIKKFRQFHSKTPGHPEYGYTPGVETTTGPLGQGITNAVGMALAEKVLAAEFNRPGFDIVNHHTYVFLGDGCLMEGVSHEACSLAGTLGLGKLICFYDDNGISIDGHVEGWFTDDTPKRFESYGWHVVPDVNGHDPEAIETAIEAAKKVTDKPSMICCKTVIGLGSPNMANTHSVHGAALGDAEIAATRPHIGWHHAPFEIPQDVYSAWNAKEKGQKLESEWNLKFSEYAKKYSTEAAEFNRRMAGELPANWRKHVDDFVNQVNGKAETIASRKASQNAIEGLAPVLPELIGGSADLAGSNLTLWSGSKGVSDKTGGNYVYYGVREFGMSAIMNGLSLHGGLIPYGATFLMFSEYARNALRMAALMKIRNLFVFTHDSIGLGEDGPTHQPVEQTATLRYIPNMDVWRPCDTVESTVAWAHAIERKDGPSTLIFSRQNLSFQKRDANTIKLINKGGYTLSEAANGKPQVILIATGSEVGLAMNAQKSLGEEGIYARVVSMPCTNVFDRQESSYKENVLPKGVKRVAVEAGVTDFWRKYVGLDGAVVGIDTFGESAPADVLFKHFGFTVENVLKTVKSIL; this is encoded by the coding sequence ATGGGTACATTTAAGGATTTTGACGCACCGGTTTTTAGGGATTTAACCAGTGCGATTCGTGCATTGGCAATGGATGCGGTGCAAAAAGCCAATTCTGGGCATCCTGGTATGCCAATGGGAATGGCTGAAATTGCCGAAGTGTTGTGGATGCACCACCTGCGTCATAATCCTGGCAATCCAAAGTGGGTTGATCGTGATCGGTTTGTGCTTTCAAATGGGCATGGATCTATGTTGATTTATGCCTTACTACATTTGACTGGTTATGATTTACCCATGGATGAGATTAAGAAGTTTAGACAATTTCATTCTAAAACTCCAGGTCATCCTGAGTATGGCTACACGCCTGGCGTGGAAACCACTACCGGTCCGTTAGGCCAAGGCATCACCAATGCTGTCGGAATGGCGTTGGCAGAGAAGGTATTGGCAGCTGAATTTAACCGTCCAGGCTTTGATATCGTCAATCATCATACATACGTTTTTCTGGGTGATGGATGTTTAATGGAGGGCGTATCCCACGAAGCTTGCTCATTGGCAGGCACATTAGGACTTGGAAAGCTTATTTGTTTTTATGATGATAATGGTATTTCGATTGATGGACATGTAGAAGGCTGGTTTACCGACGATACGCCGAAACGATTTGAATCATATGGTTGGCATGTTGTTCCCGATGTGAATGGTCACGATCCCGAAGCAATTGAAACGGCAATCGAAGCAGCTAAGAAGGTGACAGATAAGCCTTCAATGATATGCTGCAAAACAGTGATAGGATTGGGCTCGCCTAATATGGCGAATACTCATTCTGTTCATGGTGCGGCACTAGGCGATGCCGAAATTGCTGCTACACGTCCGCATATTGGTTGGCATCATGCTCCTTTTGAAATTCCTCAAGATGTTTATAGTGCATGGAATGCCAAAGAAAAAGGCCAGAAGCTTGAATCTGAATGGAATTTGAAGTTTTCTGAATATGCCAAAAAATATTCAACTGAAGCTGCTGAGTTCAATCGCCGCATGGCTGGAGAATTGCCTGCTAATTGGCGTAAGCATGTCGATGATTTTGTTAACCAAGTCAATGGAAAGGCAGAAACGATTGCAAGCCGCAAAGCTTCACAAAATGCCATTGAAGGTTTGGCGCCAGTATTGCCTGAATTGATTGGAGGATCCGCAGATTTGGCTGGTTCTAACTTGACTTTGTGGTCGGGTTCTAAAGGAGTGAGTGATAAAACTGGCGGAAATTATGTTTATTACGGTGTGCGAGAATTTGGTATGAGTGCCATCATGAATGGGTTGTCATTGCATGGGGGTTTGATTCCTTATGGCGCAACCTTCCTGATGTTTTCTGAGTATGCGCGCAATGCGTTGCGTATGGCTGCATTAATGAAAATTCGCAATTTGTTTGTGTTTACACATGACTCCATTGGTTTAGGCGAGGATGGACCGACTCATCAACCGGTAGAGCAAACTGCGACCTTGCGATATATTCCCAATATGGATGTGTGGCGGCCTTGCGATACGGTAGAGTCGACCGTTGCCTGGGCGCATGCAATTGAACGTAAGGATGGTCCTTCGACACTTATATTTAGTCGTCAGAATTTGTCTTTTCAGAAACGTGATGCAAATACGATCAAACTGATCAATAAGGGTGGATACACGCTGTCAGAAGCGGCAAACGGTAAACCTCAAGTGATACTCATCGCAACGGGATCAGAGGTTGGTTTGGCAATGAATGCACAAAAATCACTCGGTGAGGAAGGTATTTATGCGCGTGTTGTGTCGATGCCTTGCACCAATGTATTTGATCGTCAGGAATCGTCTTACAAGGAAAATGTTCTACCGAAAGGTGTTAAACGCGTTGCTGTGGAAGCAGGTGTGACTGATTTCTGGCGTAAATATGTCGGATTGGATGGCGCAGTGGTAGGTATTGATACTTTTGGCGAATCTGCACCTGCAGATGTGCTTTTTAAACATTTTGGTTTTACGGTTGAGAATGTGCTGAAAACCGTAAAAAGCATACTCTGA
- the def gene encoding peptide deformylase: MPILKILQYPDDRLHTVAAPVLQINNNTRTLIRDMAETMYAAPGIGLAATQVDVHQRIIVIDVSEAHDQLLVFINPEITASNGLSDYEEGCLSVPDVYGKVSRAESITVKALDADGKFFTLDASGLLAVCIQHEMDHLQGKVFVEYWSRLKQARVIAKLKKRHRHAM; this comes from the coding sequence ATGCCTATTTTAAAAATCTTGCAATACCCGGATGATCGATTACATACCGTTGCAGCGCCTGTGCTGCAAATAAACAACAATACACGAACGCTTATCAGAGACATGGCAGAAACAATGTATGCCGCACCGGGAATAGGGTTGGCAGCAACACAGGTGGATGTGCATCAGCGAATTATTGTGATTGATGTTTCCGAAGCACACGATCAGTTATTAGTTTTTATTAATCCTGAAATTACCGCCAGTAATGGTTTGTCGGATTATGAAGAAGGCTGTTTATCGGTGCCTGATGTCTATGGAAAGGTATCACGAGCTGAATCAATAACTGTCAAAGCACTTGATGCCGATGGTAAATTTTTCACCTTAGATGCTAGCGGATTGCTGGCGGTGTGTATTCAACACGAAATGGATCATTTGCAAGGAAAGGTGTTTGTTGAGTATTGGTCGCGACTTAAACAAGCGCGCGTGATAGCGAAATTAAAAAAAAGGCATCGGCATGCCATGTAA
- a CDS encoding DUF4390 domain-containing protein encodes MLISILSMNVSHAGSIHIKSVEMVAVNQGYEINVDSEIALNATLERALEKGIILYFATKLTLEDSRWFLVSDEVARAKLRVALRYYALTRQYQLNYLSSSQNFNTLKEALRALGRLRGYPLTIKDNLREDVEYMASLRIWFDLTRMPKPFQVEALASSQWELTSDRLEWRMKLPVIGKPMIVKEQ; translated from the coding sequence TTGTTAATCAGTATTTTGTCAATGAATGTGTCGCATGCGGGAAGTATACATATCAAATCCGTAGAAATGGTTGCTGTGAATCAAGGTTATGAAATCAATGTTGATTCGGAAATTGCATTGAATGCAACATTGGAACGCGCGCTTGAGAAGGGCATCATCTTATACTTTGCAACCAAGCTTACTTTGGAGGATTCACGCTGGTTTTTGGTGAGCGATGAAGTTGCGCGCGCTAAGTTACGTGTTGCATTGCGGTACTATGCACTGACACGGCAATATCAGTTGAATTATCTTTCTTCTTCACAAAATTTTAATACACTCAAAGAAGCCTTGAGAGCGTTAGGACGCTTAAGAGGTTATCCCTTAACTATCAAAGATAATTTGAGAGAAGATGTTGAATATATGGCATCGCTACGTATTTGGTTTGATTTGACCCGAATGCCTAAGCCGTTCCAGGTGGAGGCGCTGGCTTCTAGTCAGTGGGAATTGACGTCAGATCGACTGGAATGGCGCATGAAACTGCCTGTGATCGGGAAACCTATGATTGTCAAGGAACAATAA
- a CDS encoding LysM peptidoglycan-binding domain-containing protein: MQKLIITAFIGMHFIFASSIKAESIILRSDAPEHHTVVPGDTLWGIAARFLKDPWRWPEVWNINRDQIKNPHKIYPGETIVLERLPDGPRLRLSHSEGDLRTIKLSPRIRVENDNNLPIPGISRTVIEPFLSQPLVIEKDGLDNAPYILGSSDGRVILSTGNTAYVTGLPSNQGRTWQIFRPGKPLLDPDKTNLILGYEAVYLGNVTVETFAETSTVTITRAKEEILKGDRLVAAPDIIFDNYMPHAPNFPVNGRIISVYGGVTEIGKDAIVTLNKGAEDGLEMGHVLAVYRRSQARSLKGDMIQLPDEKTGLVFVFRVFEKISYALVVQSTHSIKVLDAVKTP, translated from the coding sequence ATGCAAAAGCTTATTATAACTGCGTTCATCGGTATGCATTTTATTTTTGCCTCATCGATTAAAGCTGAGAGCATTATACTGCGAAGCGATGCACCGGAGCACCATACCGTTGTTCCGGGCGATACGTTATGGGGCATTGCAGCACGCTTCCTTAAAGATCCTTGGCGCTGGCCTGAAGTTTGGAACATCAATCGCGACCAGATAAAAAACCCGCATAAAATTTATCCTGGTGAAACAATTGTACTGGAAAGATTACCAGATGGACCAAGACTTAGACTCTCACATTCCGAAGGAGATCTACGAACCATTAAGTTATCCCCACGTATTCGAGTAGAAAATGACAACAACCTGCCCATTCCTGGTATTTCACGTACAGTTATCGAGCCTTTTTTGAGTCAACCTTTAGTCATTGAAAAAGATGGCTTAGACAATGCACCTTATATCTTGGGCTCAAGCGATGGGCGCGTTATCTTGAGTACTGGCAACACAGCGTATGTTACTGGTTTGCCTTCAAATCAAGGGCGTACTTGGCAAATTTTCCGCCCTGGTAAGCCTTTACTGGATCCTGACAAAACGAATCTGATTCTTGGCTATGAGGCAGTTTATCTAGGTAATGTCACTGTGGAAACTTTTGCGGAAACCAGTACCGTTACAATTACCCGTGCCAAAGAAGAAATCCTCAAGGGTGATCGATTAGTCGCTGCGCCAGATATCATCTTCGATAATTATATGCCGCATGCACCTAACTTCCCGGTAAATGGGCGAATCATTTCAGTTTATGGTGGTGTCACCGAGATTGGAAAAGACGCCATTGTTACTCTCAATAAAGGCGCAGAGGATGGCTTAGAAATGGGGCATGTACTGGCCGTCTATCGCAGAAGCCAAGCCAGATCGCTGAAGGGAGACATGATACAGTTACCGGATGAAAAAACCGGATTAGTGTTCGTTTTTCGTGTTTTTGAAAAAATCTCTTATGCTTTGGTAGTACAAAGCACTCACTCGATTAAGGTACTAGATGCGGTTAAAACACCCTAG
- the rsmB gene encoding 16S rRNA (cytosine(967)-C(5))-methyltransferase RsmB translates to MFKTQLAVVAVVARVLSGSSLTVVLQETWCAYPALSKQQRGAIQDISYGVLRFYGQLETILGFLLKKPLTEPQLHYLLLVGLYQLQYSKSSPYTVINQAVTASKSIARHKALQGLINAVLRTFVRQQEHLLQKTDCVEVGCYSYPQWWINKLREQYPQYYDSMLQQGNQHPPMTLRINTSKISVQDYCQLLINQAMPFESMGIGVVQLVQPVNVEKLPGFETGWVTVQDAGAQLAGIFLDVKNGMRVLDACAAPGGKSTHLLELANISLTILDNDVNRMQRIEQNLGRMKMTAEKIICGDASKPCSWWDGQGFDRILADVPCSASGVVRRHPDIKWLRRESDLNALIATQQSILNALWVLLNRGGKLLYVTCSVFNEENAAQIEKFLNRHEDAMVLSLPLSPFSLNNGQLLPDNGHDGFFYTLLQKK, encoded by the coding sequence ATGTTTAAAACGCAACTTGCGGTTGTAGCAGTAGTAGCGCGAGTACTCTCAGGTAGTAGTTTGACGGTAGTGTTGCAAGAGACTTGGTGCGCTTATCCCGCATTATCAAAACAGCAGAGAGGCGCTATTCAAGATATCAGCTATGGTGTATTGCGCTTTTACGGGCAATTGGAAACAATACTCGGGTTTTTGTTGAAAAAACCTTTGACTGAGCCGCAGTTGCACTACTTATTATTAGTTGGGCTATATCAACTGCAATACAGTAAATCTTCACCTTATACTGTTATCAACCAAGCAGTTACGGCATCGAAATCAATAGCGCGTCACAAAGCTTTGCAAGGGTTAATCAACGCAGTATTGCGTACTTTTGTTAGGCAGCAAGAACATTTGCTGCAAAAAACTGACTGCGTTGAAGTTGGGTGTTATTCTTATCCGCAATGGTGGATCAATAAATTGCGTGAGCAATATCCACAGTACTACGATTCGATGCTGCAACAAGGCAATCAACACCCGCCTATGACGTTGCGTATCAATACCAGCAAAATTAGCGTACAGGATTATTGTCAGTTGTTGATAAACCAGGCGATGCCATTCGAATCGATGGGGATTGGTGTGGTTCAATTGGTGCAGCCGGTGAATGTTGAGAAACTACCGGGATTCGAAACAGGATGGGTTACGGTGCAGGATGCCGGTGCGCAGCTTGCTGGCATATTTTTGGATGTCAAGAATGGGATGCGAGTATTAGACGCTTGCGCGGCACCAGGAGGTAAAAGTACGCACCTGCTAGAATTAGCAAATATATCGCTGACTATATTGGATAATGATGTCAATCGCATGCAACGCATCGAGCAGAATCTAGGGCGAATGAAAATGACCGCTGAGAAGATAATTTGCGGTGATGCTTCTAAACCTTGCTCTTGGTGGGATGGACAGGGATTTGATCGTATTTTGGCTGATGTGCCTTGCTCAGCCTCGGGGGTGGTACGTCGACATCCAGATATTAAGTGGTTGCGCCGCGAAAGCGATTTAAATGCATTGATCGCGACGCAGCAATCGATATTGAATGCTTTGTGGGTTTTATTAAACCGAGGTGGAAAATTACTTTATGTGACTTGCTCGGTATTTAATGAGGAAAATGCTGCGCAAATTGAAAAATTTCTCAACCGACATGAAGATGCCATGGTGCTATCTTTACCCTTATCACCATTCAGTCTAAATAATGGACAATTATTGCCAGATAATGGTCACGATGGATTTTTTTATACCCTGCTGCAAAAAAAATAA